The proteins below come from a single bacterium genomic window:
- a CDS encoding T9SS type A sorting domain-containing protein, whose amino-acid sequence MRSPHRGRRRGQTQRVCPRGGFLQHCLPVIFALLALSPRAPLAATGSASITTDQSEYLLGDTVIFTGAGYGSGEIVLMEVQRLDGTVYESWTVTASPTGTFTTEWPSTVNLYEGVVLEAAAEADPSGLVATTTFVLAPPAVSLEQMRNGAAGSPASPINWVNGNAGASNSHLTEKWSQAYRAVFTDLTAGDTIEFVVGYDITHSGKHAIDYLTYYDRINDPTHTSLYGHAQETIDPLLGVGALPGPVYAPIPPPPLSSCTLVVPNPPGPLQSQPCTSFDNLDNDPTQVRMTLYGGSFTVSTPVSYDAGGDPTQAQSEARVRVKFVAGGSTAVLLWGGHLASNTDWGAGNSAGGISGSPYHNRAIELRINGDLKNVGNQDRSLSAEAVAPCDVTITCPPNKTIACTESTDPSNTGTPSYTASNSCGTVTLTYHDAVSGVCPVTIQRTWVAMGSGGGDSCVQTITVVDTVKPTLAGCPSNVTVSCGAIPPPATVTATDNCDLSVAVVYSQTSSLSGCGGYTGTITRKWVATDDCGNKDSCVQTITVADTQAPSCNIGAGPFTFTQCAPAAVAIPVSATDNCDAAVTCAVVAGPGTVSGGNWTYTPSGDESFSVTIRCTDDCGNYCEQSFNVTFAINDPPVCATVSDTAYFQCAPAQVCRPVSATDPNGNLSGCAVVAGPGTVSGGNWCYTPSGDETVNVTIRCTDACGAYCEESFSVTFVINDAPVCSPIADTSYFQCVPTQVCRPYGSTDPNGNLTGCAIVSGPGTLSGGNWCYTPSGDETVNVTIRCTDACGAFCEESFSVTFQINDPPVVNLGNDISLPQTFPQNPVCFNYTVSDPNGLTGITETLVGAPGGTSFDTSLNQICFTPPGTGTYEFIVSATDPCGASDVDTLYVLISATQPPVCNLPGDTSVLQCAPTQICLPVSATGIHGPVTCAVTSGPGTVAGGQWCYTPVGDGAVTVTITCTDTLGVTCSGSFTVTVDINDAPVCSPIADTSYFQCAPTQVCRPYGSTDPNGNLTGCAIVSGPGTLSGGNWCYTPSGDETVNVTIRCTDACGAFCEESFSVTFVINDAPVCSPIADTSYFQCAPTQVCRPYGSTDPNGNLTGCAIVSGPGTLSGGNWCYTPTGDETVNVTIRCTDACGAFCEESFSVTFMIGMPPQIVCAPNANYTCATQVPPCSPSDVTVTGGAGTVTVVCQSSNNGGTGCPGNPLIYTYTYTATDSCGAQAQCVRTLTVIDNVAPTLSGCPTNVTIACNAPLPPPATVTAVDNCDPSVAVTLSETSNLTGCGGNTGTVTRVWTATDDCGNSASCTQVITIQDTQAPTCNIPSDSVIRLQCAPAKITVPVSATDNCDPAVICDVVAGPGTVIYGNWEYTPVSEGTFGVTIRCTDDCGNSCEGSFVVSVQFNDPPTIALGPDQSVFQCAPAPICVNYTVSDPNTTAGLTETLLSGPPGAVLNAGADQVCFTPSGAGAYTIIVRASDHCAATDVDTVVVNVSLNAPPTISFGPDLTRFLCAPAPLCIGYSASDPNGNALTEVLLSGPAGATLNAASDQVCFTPAASGNYTFIVRVQDTCGASDVDTVGVIVTLNLPPIAVGPNDTSLFQCAPAPLCLPVGGVDPEGRPLVISKINGPGTIAAGQWCYTPSGDETVNVTFRVTDSCGLFDDESFAVTFNLNSPPVCRAPNDTTIVMACSLRTVALPVSASDPDGGPVTCQVISGSGTIVDGIWSVTPSGPGNYCAVVRCTDPCGAVCEETFCVSVLVNNDDCNCLFKVSVNEGASINALNGQLVTVPVKFDLTGVPVGGFDLLLCYDASVISLVDVEKGFAIADWEYFTYRIGVAGNCTGSNCPSGMVRLVGIADMNNGAPVDPSAFLPVGAVADLSFVVTSDRNFIHQCIPIRFCWYDCADNTISSKSGDTTFLEISFVYDTCQSNPKGDPVPAICFENGRICIQEPPDDRGDINLNGIANEVGDAVLFTNYFLFGGTVWDPVWSQVQILATDVNDDGIVLTVADLIYLIRIITGDEQPFPPGGHPKMAPYAHTGTATLRREDGSVTVTTNAPVDIGGLLLVFRADGIGTGEPELLTASAGLNVRAHRDGSELRLLVHPSWSGGRTVIPSGRHDVLAIPTSGSGQLELVEVQMSDAQGALLSASATQAFVPGDYALMQNYPNPFNAGTVISFNLKDASDWTVTVYNVMGQTIRSFSGTADASTVNVEWNGQDANGTTVASGIYFYRVSTPAWSATKKMTLIR is encoded by the coding sequence ATGCGCTCCCCACACCGCGGTCGCCGTCGCGGACAGACGCAGCGCGTCTGTCCCAGAGGTGGTTTCCTGCAACACTGCCTTCCGGTGATCTTCGCCTTGCTGGCGTTATCACCGCGCGCGCCGCTGGCCGCCACCGGCAGCGCCAGCATCACCACGGATCAGTCGGAGTATCTCCTCGGCGACACCGTGATCTTCACGGGGGCCGGCTACGGCTCCGGCGAGATTGTGCTGATGGAAGTCCAGCGATTGGACGGCACGGTGTATGAGTCCTGGACGGTGACGGCGTCGCCGACCGGAACGTTCACCACCGAGTGGCCTTCGACGGTCAATCTGTACGAGGGGGTGGTGCTCGAGGCGGCCGCGGAAGCGGATCCGTCGGGGCTGGTGGCGACGACGACGTTTGTCCTGGCGCCGCCGGCGGTCTCGCTGGAGCAGATGCGCAACGGCGCCGCCGGCTCGCCGGCCAGTCCGATCAATTGGGTGAACGGCAACGCGGGTGCGTCGAATTCGCATTTGACGGAGAAATGGTCGCAGGCCTACCGTGCGGTCTTCACCGACCTGACCGCGGGCGACACGATCGAATTCGTGGTCGGCTATGACATCACCCACAGCGGCAAGCACGCCATCGATTACCTGACCTATTACGATCGGATCAACGATCCGACGCACACGTCGCTGTACGGGCACGCGCAGGAGACGATCGACCCGCTGCTGGGTGTCGGGGCGCTGCCGGGTCCGGTGTATGCGCCGATCCCGCCGCCGCCGCTGTCGTCCTGCACGCTGGTGGTGCCCAATCCGCCAGGCCCGTTGCAGTCGCAGCCCTGCACGAGCTTCGACAATCTCGATAACGACCCGACGCAGGTGCGGATGACGCTCTACGGCGGCTCGTTCACGGTTTCGACGCCGGTCAGCTATGACGCGGGCGGCGACCCAACGCAGGCGCAGTCGGAGGCGCGGGTGCGGGTCAAATTCGTGGCCGGCGGCTCGACGGCGGTGCTGTTGTGGGGCGGACATCTGGCCTCCAACACCGACTGGGGCGCGGGGAATTCCGCCGGCGGCATCAGCGGCTCGCCCTATCACAACCGCGCCATCGAGCTGCGCATCAACGGCGACTTGAAGAATGTCGGCAATCAGGATCGGTCGCTGTCGGCCGAGGCGGTCGCGCCCTGCGACGTAACGATCACCTGCCCGCCGAACAAGACCATTGCATGCACTGAATCCACCGATCCATCCAACACCGGCACGCCCAGCTACACGGCAAGCAACTCCTGCGGCACGGTGACGTTGACCTACCATGACGCCGTCTCCGGCGTCTGTCCGGTAACGATCCAGCGCACCTGGGTGGCGATGGGGTCGGGCGGCGGCGATAGTTGCGTCCAGACCATCACCGTCGTGGACACGGTCAAGCCGACGCTGGCCGGGTGTCCGTCGAATGTCACGGTGTCCTGCGGCGCGATTCCGCCGCCGGCCACGGTGACGGCCACCGACAACTGCGACCTGTCGGTCGCGGTGGTCTATTCGCAGACCTCGTCGCTGTCCGGTTGCGGCGGGTACACGGGCACGATCACCCGCAAGTGGGTGGCCACCGACGATTGCGGCAACAAGGACTCGTGCGTGCAGACGATCACGGTTGCCGACACGCAGGCGCCGAGTTGCAACATCGGGGCCGGACCGTTCACCTTCACGCAGTGCGCGCCGGCGGCGGTGGCGATTCCGGTGTCGGCGACCGACAACTGCGACGCCGCGGTCACCTGCGCGGTGGTCGCGGGGCCGGGCACGGTCAGCGGCGGCAACTGGACCTACACCCCGTCGGGCGACGAGAGCTTCAGCGTCACCATCCGCTGCACCGATGATTGCGGCAATTACTGCGAGCAGTCGTTCAACGTCACCTTTGCGATCAACGATCCGCCGGTGTGCGCCACGGTGTCCGACACCGCCTACTTCCAGTGCGCGCCGGCGCAGGTGTGCCGTCCGGTTTCGGCCACCGATCCGAACGGCAATCTGAGCGGGTGCGCGGTGGTGGCCGGTCCGGGCACGGTCTCCGGCGGCAACTGGTGCTACACGCCATCCGGGGACGAGACGGTCAATGTGACCATCCGTTGCACCGACGCCTGCGGCGCCTACTGCGAGGAATCGTTCAGCGTCACGTTTGTGATCAACGACGCGCCGGTGTGCTCGCCGATCGCGGACACCAGCTACTTCCAATGCGTGCCGACGCAGGTCTGCCGTCCGTATGGCTCGACTGATCCGAACGGTAATCTGACCGGCTGTGCGATCGTGAGCGGGCCGGGGACGTTGTCGGGCGGGAACTGGTGTTACACGCCGTCGGGCGACGAGACGGTCAATGTCACCATCCGTTGCACCGATGCCTGCGGCGCGTTCTGTGAAGAATCGTTCAGCGTGACCTTCCAGATCAACGATCCGCCGGTGGTGAATCTCGGCAATGACATCTCTTTGCCGCAGACCTTCCCGCAGAATCCGGTCTGTTTCAACTACACGGTCAGCGATCCGAACGGTCTGACCGGGATCACCGAGACGCTGGTCGGCGCGCCGGGCGGCACGAGCTTCGACACCAGTTTGAATCAGATTTGCTTCACGCCACCGGGGACGGGGACCTACGAGTTTATCGTCTCCGCCACCGATCCGTGCGGCGCCTCCGACGTTGACACGCTGTATGTGCTGATTTCCGCCACACAGCCGCCGGTCTGCAACCTGCCCGGCGACACCAGCGTCCTGCAGTGCGCGCCGACCCAGATTTGTCTGCCGGTGTCGGCGACGGGCATCCATGGTCCGGTGACTTGCGCGGTCACCTCCGGCCCGGGGACGGTCGCGGGCGGGCAGTGGTGTTACACGCCGGTTGGCGACGGCGCGGTGACGGTGACAATCACCTGCACCGACACGCTGGGAGTGACCTGCAGCGGCTCCTTCACGGTGACGGTGGACATCAACGACGCGCCGGTGTGCTCGCCGATTGCGGATACGAGCTACTTCCAGTGCGCTCCGACGCAGGTCTGCCGTCCGTATGGTTCGACCGATCCGAACGGCAACCTCACCGGCTGTGCGATTGTCAGCGGTCCGGGGACGTTGTCGGGTGGCAACTGGTGCTACACGCCGTCGGGCGACGAGACGGTCAATGTCACGATCCGTTGCACCGATGCCTGCGGCGCGTTCTGTGAGGAATCGTTCAGCGTCACGTTTGTGATCAACGACGCGCCGGTGTGTTCGCCGATTGCGGACACCAGCTACTTCCAGTGCGCTCCGACCCAGGTCTGCCGTCCGTATGGTTCGACCGATCCGAACGGCAACCTGACCGGCTGTGCGATTGTGAGCGGTCCGGGGACGTTGTCGGGCGGCAACTGGTGTTACACGCCGACGGGCGACGAGACGGTCAATGTCACGATCCGATGCACCGATGCCTGCGGCGCGTTCTGCGAGGAATCGTTCAGCGTCACCTTCATGATCGGTATGCCGCCGCAGATTGTGTGCGCGCCGAATGCAAATTACACCTGCGCCACGCAGGTGCCGCCGTGCAGCCCGTCGGATGTGACGGTGACGGGCGGGGCGGGCACGGTGACGGTGGTCTGCCAGTCGAGCAACAACGGCGGCACCGGTTGCCCGGGCAATCCGCTGATTTACACGTACACTTACACCGCCACGGATTCCTGCGGCGCCCAGGCGCAGTGCGTGCGGACTTTGACGGTCATCGACAACGTGGCGCCGACGCTGTCTGGCTGTCCGACCAACGTGACGATTGCCTGCAACGCGCCGCTGCCGCCGCCGGCCACGGTCACCGCGGTCGACAATTGCGATCCGAGCGTCGCGGTCACGTTGTCGGAGACGTCAAACCTGACCGGATGCGGTGGGAACACCGGCACGGTCACGCGGGTGTGGACGGCGACCGACGATTGCGGCAACAGCGCGTCGTGCACGCAGGTGATCACGATCCAGGACACCCAGGCGCCGACCTGCAACATTCCGAGCGACTCGGTGATCCGTCTGCAATGCGCGCCGGCCAAGATCACGGTGCCGGTGTCCGCGACCGACAACTGCGATCCGGCGGTCATCTGCGACGTCGTGGCCGGGCCGGGGACGGTCATCTACGGCAATTGGGAATACACGCCGGTCAGCGAGGGCACGTTCGGGGTGACAATCCGCTGCACCGATGATTGCGGAAACTCCTGCGAGGGTTCGTTTGTGGTTTCGGTGCAGTTCAATGATCCGCCGACGATCGCGCTGGGTCCGGACCAATCGGTCTTTCAGTGCGCGCCGGCGCCGATCTGCGTAAACTACACCGTCTCCGATCCCAATACGACGGCGGGCCTCACCGAGACGCTGTTGTCCGGCCCTCCCGGCGCGGTCTTGAACGCGGGGGCCGATCAGGTTTGCTTCACGCCGTCCGGGGCGGGCGCCTACACGATCATCGTCCGCGCCTCGGACCACTGCGCGGCGACCGATGTGGACACGGTCGTCGTGAATGTCTCGCTCAACGCGCCGCCAACAATCTCCTTTGGTCCCGACCTGACACGCTTCCTCTGCGCGCCGGCGCCGTTGTGCATCGGTTACAGCGCCTCCGATCCGAATGGCAACGCCCTGACCGAGGTCCTGCTGTCCGGACCGGCGGGGGCCACCCTGAATGCCGCGTCCGATCAGGTCTGCTTCACGCCGGCGGCGTCGGGGAATTACACGTTCATCGTGCGGGTGCAGGACACCTGCGGGGCGAGCGATGTGGACACGGTCGGTGTGATCGTGACGCTCAACCTGCCGCCGATTGCGGTGGGCCCGAACGACACGTCGCTGTTCCAGTGCGCCCCCGCGCCGCTCTGCCTGCCGGTCGGCGGGGTCGATCCGGAGGGACGGCCGCTGGTGATCAGCAAGATCAACGGTCCGGGCACGATCGCCGCCGGGCAGTGGTGCTACACCCCCTCGGGTGACGAGACGGTGAATGTCACCTTCCGTGTCACCGATTCGTGCGGCCTTTTCGACGACGAGAGTTTCGCCGTCACCTTCAACCTGAATTCGCCGCCGGTCTGCCGGGCGCCCAACGACACGACCATTGTCATGGCCTGCTCGCTGCGCACGGTGGCGCTGCCGGTGAGCGCGAGCGATCCGGATGGCGGCCCGGTCACCTGCCAGGTGATCAGCGGTTCGGGGACGATCGTGGACGGGATCTGGTCCGTGACGCCCAGCGGGCCGGGGAACTACTGCGCGGTGGTGCGTTGCACCGACCCGTGCGGCGCGGTCTGCGAGGAAACCTTCTGTGTGAGCGTTTTGGTCAACAACGACGACTGCAACTGCCTCTTCAAGGTCAGCGTCAACGAGGGGGCCTCGATCAACGCGCTCAACGGCCAGCTGGTGACCGTGCCGGTCAAGTTCGACCTGACCGGGGTGCCGGTCGGCGGCTTCGATCTGCTGCTCTGCTATGACGCGAGCGTCATCTCGTTGGTTGATGTCGAGAAGGGGTTTGCGATCGCCGATTGGGAGTATTTCACCTACCGCATCGGCGTCGCCGGAAACTGCACGGGCAGCAATTGCCCGTCCGGGATGGTCCGTCTGGTCGGCATCGCCGACATGAACAACGGCGCGCCGGTTGACCCGAGCGCCTTCCTGCCTGTCGGCGCGGTGGCGGACCTGTCGTTTGTGGTCACCTCCGACCGTAACTTCATCCATCAGTGCATTCCGATCCGGTTCTGCTGGTATGACTGCGCCGACAACACCATTTCCAGCAAGTCGGGCGACACCACGTTCCTGGAGATCAGCTTCGTCTACGACACCTGCCAGTCGAATCCGAAGGGCGATCCGGTGCCGGCGATCTGTTTCGAGAACGGCCGTATCTGCATCCAGGAGCCGCCCGACGACCGCGGCGACATCAACCTCAACGGCATTGCCAACGAGGTGGGTGACGCGGTGTTGTTCACCAACTACTTCCTCTTCGGCGGCACGGTCTGGGATCCGGTCTGGAGTCAGGTGCAGATTCTGGCGACCGATGTGAACGACGATGGCATCGTGCTGACGGTGGCGGACCTCATCTATCTCATCCGCATCATCACCGGCGACGAGCAGCCCTTCCCGCCGGGCGGCCATCCGAAGATGGCGCCGTATGCGCACACGGGCACGGCCACGCTTCGCCGCGAGGACGGTTCTGTCACAGTGACGACGAACGCGCCGGTGGACATCGGCGGTCTGCTGTTGGTCTTCCGCGCCGACGGCATCGGCACCGGCGAACCGGAGCTGCTGACGGCGTCGGCCGGATTGAACGTGCGCGCGCATCGCGACGGCAGCGAACTGCGTCTCCTTGTCCACCCGTCCTGGTCGGGCGGGAGGACGGTGATTCCGTCGGGTCGGCATGATGTGCTGGCCATCCCCACCTCCGGATCGGGACAACTCGAACTGGTCGAGGTCCAGATGTCGGATGCGCAGGGCGCGCTGTTGTCCGCGAGCGCGACACAGGCGTTTGTGCCCGGTGACTACGCTCTGATGCAGAACTATCCGAACCCGTTCAACGCCGGCACGGTGATCTCCTTCAACCTGAAGGATGCGTCCGACTGGACCGTGACCGTCTATAACGTGATGGGTCAGACGATCCGCAGTTTCAGCGGGACGGCCGATGCCAGCACGGTCAATGTCGAATGGAACGGGCAGGATGCCAACGGGACGACGGTGGCCAGCGGCATTTACTTCTACCGCGTGTCCACGCCGGCCTGGAGCGCCACGAAGAAGATGACGTTGATCCGGTAG
- a CDS encoding cytochrome C yields MADTTSAQLSPGDLHRAHAFLDGVANCAKCHDRDRGELRAKCLDCHSAIRARIAAGQGLHAQPDYRDCQHCHVEHQGRDFALVWWPEGDSAFDHALTGYVLRGRHIQAPCRACHRPENMRDAAPLVAQKKDLARTYLGLDTTCLSCHHDEHRGQLASTCQQCHTLDGWTPAPGFDHGRTKFALTGKHTATACAKCHETVPDPGQARDTSYLRLANVKHGNCTDCHQDTHGGRFGGRCESCHNTGGWTVTQTAAFDHARARYPLEGAHRQVACEKCHPAGQKKTGLKFARCLDCHQDHHKGEFAHRSQQGACEECHTVAGFAPALFTIEQHAAGDFALREAHLAVPCNACHSSKAAPFAGRRAPFTWSATHCQDCHPDVHKGTLARMVERDGCDGCHSESAWSAIAFNHDSTAFPLRGRHASAVCAACHKGDTTVVTIARLAFAPMKRDCESCHRDIHRGQFAVTDSLPATRCDRCHTSENWRPERFDHSRTEYPLDGAHAKAPCSGCHKPSTVDGAPFVNYQIADRTCRACHGADTVVPAGGPR; encoded by the coding sequence ATGGCGGACACAACGAGCGCGCAATTGTCGCCGGGCGATCTGCATCGGGCGCACGCGTTTCTCGACGGGGTCGCAAACTGCGCCAAGTGCCACGATCGCGACCGCGGCGAGCTGCGGGCCAAGTGCCTCGATTGCCACAGCGCGATCCGCGCGCGGATCGCGGCGGGACAGGGACTGCACGCCCAGCCCGACTACCGTGACTGCCAGCACTGCCATGTGGAGCATCAGGGGCGCGACTTCGCGCTGGTCTGGTGGCCCGAAGGCGACAGCGCTTTTGATCACGCGCTGACGGGTTATGTCCTGCGCGGCCGTCACATTCAGGCGCCCTGCCGCGCCTGCCACCGGCCCGAGAACATGCGCGATGCGGCGCCGCTTGTGGCACAGAAGAAAGACTTGGCCCGTACCTATCTCGGATTGGACACGACCTGCCTGTCCTGCCATCACGACGAACACCGCGGACAACTGGCTTCCACCTGCCAGCAGTGCCACACCCTGGATGGCTGGACACCGGCGCCGGGGTTCGATCATGGCCGGACGAAGTTCGCCCTGACCGGCAAACACACTGCCACCGCCTGCGCCAAGTGCCACGAGACCGTGCCCGACCCGGGGCAGGCGCGGGACACCTCGTATCTGCGCCTCGCCAATGTCAAACACGGCAACTGTACCGACTGTCATCAGGACACACATGGCGGACGTTTCGGCGGACGGTGCGAGAGCTGCCACAACACCGGCGGATGGACGGTCACGCAGACGGCGGCATTCGATCATGCCCGCGCGCGCTATCCCCTCGAGGGCGCGCATCGTCAGGTGGCCTGCGAGAAGTGCCATCCGGCCGGGCAGAAAAAGACGGGGCTGAAATTCGCGCGCTGCCTGGATTGTCATCAGGATCATCACAAAGGCGAATTTGCGCATCGTTCCCAGCAGGGCGCCTGCGAAGAGTGCCACACGGTGGCGGGGTTTGCGCCGGCGCTGTTCACCATTGAGCAGCATGCCGCCGGTGACTTCGCGCTGCGCGAGGCGCATCTGGCGGTGCCGTGCAATGCCTGCCACAGTTCCAAGGCGGCGCCGTTCGCCGGACGGCGGGCGCCGTTTACCTGGAGCGCCACGCACTGCCAGGATTGTCACCCCGATGTCCATAAAGGCACATTGGCGCGGATGGTGGAACGCGATGGTTGCGACGGTTGCCATTCCGAGTCGGCGTGGAGCGCGATCGCCTTCAATCACGACAGCACCGCGTTTCCATTGCGCGGGCGGCACGCGTCTGCCGTCTGTGCCGCCTGCCACAAGGGCGACACGACGGTCGTGACGATCGCGCGGCTCGCCTTTGCGCCGATGAAGCGCGATTGTGAATCGTGCCATCGCGACATTCACCGCGGGCAATTCGCCGTCACCGATTCGCTGCCGGCAACACGCTGCGACCGTTGCCACACGTCGGAGAACTGGCGTCCCGAGCGCTTCGACCACAGCCGGACCGAATACCCACTGGATGGCGCGCACGCCAAGGCGCCCTGCAGCGGCTGCCACAAGCCATCCACCGTCGATGGCGCGCCGTTTGTGAATTACCAGATCGCCGATCGCACCTGCCGCGCCTGTCATGGCGCCGACACGGTCGTGCCCGCCGGAGGCCCGCGATGA
- a CDS encoding NAD(P)-binding domain-containing protein: MTETTIMWAGVLALGAGIIVPYALRFHRRQRAAWRRKHEALQAGIEKPRGQYPFIDPGLCIGCGGCVAACPEGDVLDVVYGTAMVINGARCVGHGHCERACPVGALVVGLGDTREREDIPILSREYETTVPGLFIVGELGGLSLIRNAIRQGRAVIETIAQRLPSLPAAEAYDVIIVGAGPAGLTAALSAIERGLNYLVIDQNQIGGTILHYPHRKLVMTQPVEIPLYGCLRREEYSKEELLEIWTEITTRFDVHVRTGERVDDVSMDGGTFRIITSAGIYRARNVVLALGRRGTPRKLGVPGEDLPKVMYQLVDARSYAGQNLLVVGGGDSAVEAAIGLARQPGNRVWISYRKASFARVKKKNEDKIREQIDRGQVTALFESEVRLIDPAAVTLATRDGTVEIPNDYVFVMIGGLPPFEMLRAAGVRFGGKTTDARAATPSAATVVTSDTRRR, translated from the coding sequence ATGACGGAAACCACAATCATGTGGGCGGGAGTGCTGGCGTTGGGCGCGGGGATCATCGTGCCTTACGCGCTCCGGTTCCATCGCCGGCAACGGGCGGCCTGGCGGCGCAAGCATGAAGCGCTGCAGGCAGGCATCGAAAAACCGCGCGGGCAGTATCCGTTCATCGATCCCGGCTTGTGCATTGGCTGCGGGGGCTGTGTGGCCGCCTGCCCCGAGGGCGATGTGCTCGATGTCGTGTATGGGACCGCGATGGTCATCAACGGCGCCCGCTGTGTGGGACACGGCCACTGCGAGCGCGCCTGCCCCGTCGGCGCGCTGGTGGTCGGGCTGGGTGACACCCGTGAGCGCGAGGATATTCCGATTCTCTCCCGTGAGTATGAGACCACGGTGCCCGGGTTGTTCATTGTCGGGGAGCTCGGCGGGTTGTCGCTCATTCGCAATGCGATCCGTCAGGGGCGCGCGGTGATCGAGACCATCGCGCAGCGGCTGCCATCGCTGCCGGCGGCGGAAGCCTATGATGTGATCATCGTCGGAGCCGGCCCGGCCGGGCTGACCGCCGCGCTGTCGGCGATCGAACGCGGATTGAACTACCTGGTCATCGACCAGAACCAGATCGGCGGCACGATCCTGCATTATCCCCACCGGAAACTGGTGATGACCCAGCCGGTCGAGATCCCTCTCTATGGCTGTCTGCGCCGCGAGGAATATTCCAAGGAAGAGCTGCTCGAGATCTGGACCGAGATTACGACCCGCTTTGATGTGCACGTGCGCACCGGCGAGCGGGTCGACGATGTGTCGATGGACGGCGGGACATTCCGGATCATCACCAGCGCCGGGATCTACCGGGCACGAAATGTGGTGCTGGCGCTGGGGCGTCGCGGCACCCCGCGCAAACTGGGCGTGCCGGGCGAAGATCTCCCCAAGGTGATGTATCAACTGGTCGACGCGCGTTCCTATGCCGGGCAAAACCTGCTGGTTGTCGGCGGCGGCGACAGCGCGGTCGAGGCGGCGATCGGTCTGGCGCGCCAACCGGGGAACCGTGTCTGGATTTCCTACCGCAAGGCGTCGTTTGCGCGGGTGAAGAAGAAAAACGAGGACAAGATCCGCGAGCAGATCGATCGCGGCCAGGTGACCGCGTTGTTTGAATCCGAGGTGCGTCTGATCGACCCGGCCGCGGTCACGCTTGCCACGCGCGACGGGACGGTGGAAATCCCGAACGACTATGTCTTCGTGATGATCGGCGGGCTGCCGCCGTTTGAGATGCTGCGGGCGGCCGGGGTCCGTTTTGGCGGCAAAACGACCGACGCGCGCGCAGCCACCCCTTCGGCCGCTACCGTCGTAACGTCCGACACGCGCCGCCGATAG